Proteins found in one Artemia franciscana chromosome 13, ASM3288406v1, whole genome shotgun sequence genomic segment:
- the LOC136034617 gene encoding peroxisomal membrane protein 4-like produces the protein MEVLEFISHIIKEPGPYQPILAVIKGFRNGAVYGAKIRAPHALVMTFLFKTGSLRSKIWSILEATIQHSRNLAFFVTIYKTITKLLHFLAGEKEKRHSFVAAFIGGYLVFGENNRINQQINFYLLSRILVGLAKLAVEKGYFHAPKTDPFPYFAAFVWGTVLWLFEHERHTLQDSLRSSMVYLYDDSEKWSSFWNFLWHNK, from the exons ATGGAAGTTTTGGAGTTCATCAGTCATATTATCAAGGAACCTGGGCCTTATCAACCTATTCTGGCTGTAATCAAGGGTTTTAGGAATGGAGCTGT GTACGGAGCAAAGATTCGGGCCCCTCATGCTTTGGTTATGACATTCCTTTTCAAAACTGGAAG TTTAAGGAGTAAAATTTGGTCTATTTTGGAAGCAACTATCCAGCACTCCAGAAACTTAGCATTCTTTGTGACTATATACAAGACAATTACCAAGCTGTTGCATTTTTTGGCTggtgaaaaagaaaagagacatTCGTTTGTTGCTGCCTTTATTGGGGGCTACTTAGTTTTTGGTGAGAATAACCGAATTAATCAACAG atcAACTTTTATCTTCTCTCTCGGATTTTAGTAGGATTGGCTaaacttgcagttgaaaaaggatattttcatgCTCCTAAAACTGATCCTTTCCCATATTTTGCTGCCTTTGTTTGGGGAACAGTGTTATGGTTGTTCGAGCACGAGAGGCATACTTTACAGGATTCTTTGAGAAGTTCCATGGTGTATCTTTACGATGATAGTGAAAAGTGGTCTTCATTCTGGAATTTTCTGTGGCAtaacaaatga